The genomic region CTGACTGGGTAGCTTATGAAATCACCAGGGCTGACATCTATGGGAATGCAACCAGAAGTGATGATTTCAGGATTGACCCGACGATCCCCACGGGAAGCGCGGCATTGGAAGATTACCGTGGCAGCGGTTATGATCGTGGACATCTGTTGCCTTCTGCTGCAAGAAAGGCCTCTGAGAATGAGCAAAGTGCCACCTTCTACATGTCAAACATGTCAATGCAGGCACCGAAATTCAACAGGGGAATCTGGAAGGAACTGGAAGAAACCGTAAGGACCTTTGCTGATAGGGCCGGAAGGGTATATGTAGTGTCCGGTCCAGTACTTACCGATGGGCCATTCAAAACTGTAGGGAAAGACAAGGTTGCTGTACCAAAAGAATTCTATAAAGTCGTACTTGTTGACAATCCTGATGAAACAAAAGGCATCGGTTTTATTGTTCCGAACGAAGGCTCGAAAAAAGACCCGAAGGATTTTGCTGTTTCAATCGACAAGGTAGAACAATTGACTGATCTGGACTTTTATCCTAATCTACCCGATACCATTGAAAATAAGGTAGAAGCCCAATGCAACGTAAATGATTGGGACTGGAATACATTTTCTGCATCTGGAAAAGCAGATTCAACGGCAACTGAAAATACATCAACCAAGCCTTCCTATGAAAAACCGGAAGACCAGGCTAAAGATTACCTGAACAAGGTAATGGCAAATATGAAGACAACGACACTATCATTTCTGCTTAAGTATATCAGTGCAGAGAATCTACAGTTACTGGGGATTGATGCTACTTCATGACAGAAATATGGCTTTTAGGCTATCATTCTTATAAAAGCATACGAACATAAACAAATTTGTTTTTTTCATGCAATCAAAGGAATTATTTACATCAGTCTATGGCACTCAACAAAATTGGTATGACAAAGAAAAGGAACATATTCAAGGCTTTGGCTGTTCCCAGCAAAAGAATACCATAGGGTATCAAATCAGAAATCGAAAACTCCTCTCCATATTGTGCAAAAGAGCCAAAAGAAATTACAATCTGAAATATATGGTTAGACAATCATACTTCAGGTATGCCATTATTAGGCACGACAAAAGCTCATAGGAACACTCACCATATAAAAGCTACATGACAAAAATCAAACTTAATCCACTTCTTTAAAAATGAAACAAATTAGCAAAAGTACAAATTGGCTATAAGTTTTTCGTCCAATTTTTTTGAAAGAGTGATATTATCAAAGCGAAATATGTACCTATTGATTTTAATAATCGGGGACTGGAAAGAACAAGTCCTTTCTGTTATTACAGTATGAGGAGCCAAGATGTTTACACGCCAAAAAATAGTTTTAAATCTTCTTGATATAGCCAATTGTGAAGTGTCTTCTCTGCAATTGCAGAAATTGATGTTTTTATATTCACTTACCGCGGGACAACAAAACCGAGTATACGACTTTGTACCCCATAAATTTGGATGTTATTCTTTCACCCTACATCAGGATCAACGCAAGCTAGAAGATATGAGATTGATTAAAGTCCGCAGACCTTATGGAGCTGATTATTCTTTCATTTCTCTTATCAAACCGAAATTCGTACCTATAATAAAAAAAGAAACTAGAGAAAAGTTGCAGTTGCTTGTAAGAAAATTCATCGGATTATCAGAATCTGAACTGATAGCACAGGTTTATGAAAAGAAACCATACTATGCAATACGTAGTGATATTCTATCTCATTTTGATAAAAACAAAACCTTGTTAGAAAAGATTGATTTGTTACAGACAAAGTTTGGAAATGAAAAACATTGTTTGTATACTATTGGATATGAAAAGAAAAGTTTAGAATCCTTTATAAATGAACTTATAGTACATAACAT from Spirochaetia bacterium harbors:
- a CDS encoding DNA/RNA non-specific endonuclease; this translates as MPRRKKHTRVRIIIILILAYIILSIISLYYKPFQLPNATESVSGKQIANLEIPKSVGQDFITKHPGYTLSYNENYEVADWVAYEITRADIYGNATRSDDFRIDPTIPTGSAALEDYRGSGYDRGHLLPSAARKASENEQSATFYMSNMSMQAPKFNRGIWKELEETVRTFADRAGRVYVVSGPVLTDGPFKTVGKDKVAVPKEFYKVVLVDNPDETKGIGFIVPNEGSKKDPKDFAVSIDKVEQLTDLDFYPNLPDTIENKVEAQCNVNDWDWNTFSASGKADSTATENTSTKPSYEKPEDQAKDYLNKVMANMKTTTLSFLLKYISAENLQLLGIDATS
- a CDS encoding DUF488 domain-containing protein, with translation MFTRQKIVLNLLDIANCEVSSLQLQKLMFLYSLTAGQQNRVYDFVPHKFGCYSFTLHQDQRKLEDMRLIKVRRPYGADYSFISLIKPKFVPIIKKETREKLQLLVRKFIGLSESELIAQVYEKKPYYAIRSDILSHFDKNKTLLEKIDLLQTKFGNEKHCLYTIGYEKKSLESFINELIVHNIKLVVDVRRNAYSMKPNFKGFELENILEKTDIDYVHIPEIGIASEDRKTFLPQGQREELFRLYYDSLTEKKNFVDKVIEYYQQGNIALMCFELNPKDCHRLQLAKFCKANYPDDEIEICNI